In the Malassezia vespertilionis chromosome 3, complete sequence genome, one interval contains:
- a CDS encoding uncharacterized protein (COG:S; EggNog:ENOG503Q372) produces the protein MLQFPRAAQLVDVAWHPPLHVCDAAWNSAPSVCSGARPLPPSSPPLELGVNGQATTLEPFHCTTIPDSRDASCSVHLLDTGGHVYDLAWSRTDERELWLCIASAPHRGEQTQVEAPLHGGMLQLWRYASNETLSLAFTVECKDASPLKLEWCAPGNDASLGVLAAAYTDGRVRVYNLPRGKACQCYEFEPLLELCIPHTSVTSLTAAGDMLAAGCADGTIAVWDMAASTEKQPAPFACSYVHDTLVCALQFQLLPPLDVNAENHFEGQPTTLCSVGLDGSEIVTNVLDMDAPYRIAHSREPRYTVAWSPWGGAWVVDFGDNHFGIVSLRTHDAGQHHVLGFHHGRITTIATSPLHPFVATGSADGSVKLSNALATGKRKSTADGARVMHKLFRLALQDGAYTLSDTFYPEGVWPRTPSKATSTLYDQWDPSLAITATSWGMLQHASRLANGTALGLVRIETIVRT, from the exons atGCTGCAAtttccacgcgccgcacagctTGTCGACGTAGCATGGCATCCACCTTTGCATGTGTGTGATGCTGCATGGAATAGCGCTCCCAGTGTGTGCTCTGGTGCACGGCCCCTACCCCCATCTTCCCCACCGCTTGAGCTTGGCGTGAATGGCCAAGCAACCACGCTCGAGCCATTCCACTGCACCACCATCC CGGATTCGCGCGATGCCTCCTGCTCTGTACACCTGCTCGATACTGGCGGCCACGTATACGATCTTGCGTGGTCGCGCACCGACGAGCGGGAATTGTGGCTCTGCATTgccagtgcgccgcaccgcggAGAGCAAACCCAAGtggaagcgccgctgcacggcggcaTGCTCCAGCTATGGCGGTATGCAAGCAACGAGACGCTGTCGTTGGCGTTCACGGTCGAATGCAAAGACGCGTCGCCGCTCAAACTAGAGTGGTGTGCGCCCGGCAACGATGCGTCTCTTGGagtgcttgctgcggcgtACACCGATGGCCGTGTTCGTGTATACAACCTTCCGCGTGGAAAAGCATGCCAGTGCTATGAGTTTGAGCCGTTGCTGGAGCTCTGTATTCCCCACACGTCGGTAACGAGCCTCACTGCTGCAGGAGACATGCTCGCAGCGGGGTGTGCGGACGGCACCATTGCCGTGTGGGACATGGCTGCATCAACGGAGAAACAACCGGCGCCATTTGCGTGTAGTTATGTGCACGACACGCTCGTGTGTGCTCTGCAGTTCCAGCTGCTCCCCCCCCTTGACGTGAACGCCGAAAACCATTTCGAGGGCCAGCCCACGACGCTCTGCTCCGTCGGACTGGATGGCTCGGAAATTGTGACAAATGTACTGGACATGGATGCACCGTACCGAATTGCCCATAGCCGCG AGCCACGCTACACTGTGGCATGGTCGCCCTGGGGCGGTGCATGGGTCGTCGACTTTGGCGACAATCACTTTGGCATCGTTTCGCTCCGAACGCACGACGCTGGCCAGCACCATGTGCTTGGGTTCCACCACGGACGAATTACG ACGATTGCTACCTCCCCACTCCACCCTTTTGTCGCTACGGGCTCCGCGGATGGCAGCGTGAAACTGAGCAATGCACTTGCTACTGGGAAACGCAAATCCACCGCGGACGGCGCGAGGGTAATGCACAAGCTATTccgtcttgcgctgcaagacgGCGCGTATACGCTCTCCGATACATTCTACCCCGAAGGCGTGtggccgcgcacgccgtccaAAGCGACCTCGACCCTCTACGATCAATGGGATCCTTCGCTGGCCATTACCGCGACAAGTTGGggcatgctgcagcatgcgtCGCGCCTTGCGAACGGGACAGCGCTTGGCCTTGTGCGAATCGAGACGATTGTAAGGACATAA
- a CDS encoding uncharacterized protein (EggNog:ENOG503NY8A; COG:S) — translation VIAVYTASAFAHDNLLRRASPSNAAEFAQLRGSSKQCADYGIPALNKMVHDHEFPKVGKIASILEHDDDARALYNSIQHQIPNIGVRESKSHHTEFGDDTKQYPESDPDCWWSMSGCHKPKHDTIPADVYQCPGKGTWGLTFDDGPYCAQNKLYNFLQEQDLRATMFFIGGNVINSPFQAQRALVDGHDICGHTWSHKLMTTLSNEQVFAELYYTAKAIKKIVGVTPRCWRPPQGDVDDRVRAIATALGMHTIMWQEDTNDWQLGEGASRKKIAHNYHKIFEKANHESPIVLTHELPKTMSEFIRMYPDMKAAYKHVVPVSACVNATNPYPEQITYPTMQQFVSGQRASQGLPSGERIRVNPDAKPTFTPTNNQQNSFS, via the coding sequence TGTTATTGCAGTGTATACTGCATCTGCATTTGCACATGACAaccttttgcgccgcgcttcgccgtCGAATGCTGCCGAGTTTGCACAGCTTCGTGGCAGCTCAAAGCAGTGTGCAGACTATGGCATCCCTGCATTGAACAAAATGGTCCACGACCATGAGTTCCCTAAAGTGGGAAAGATTGCCTCCATTCTTGAacacgacgacgatgcacgTGCCCTATACAATTCAATCCAGCACCAGATCCCCAACATCGGCGTCCGGGAAAGCAAGAGCCATCATACGGAATTTGGTGACGACACAAAGCAATACCCCGAATCGGACCCTGACTGCTGGTGGTCCATGTCTGGCTGCCACAAACCTAAGCATGACACCATTCCAGCGGACGTGTACCAGTGCCCCGGAAAAGGTACGTGGGGCCTCACGTTTGACGACGGCCCCTACTGCGCACAAAACAAATTGTACAACTTTTTACAAGAGCAGGATCTTCGTGCCACCATGTTTTTCATCGGAGGCAACGTCATCAACAGCCCtttccaagcgcagcgcgctttggTGGATGGACACGACATCTGTGGACACACCTGGTCACACAAACTCATGACTACGCTCAGCAACGAACAAGTGTTTGCGGAACTGTACTATACGGCCAAGGCGATCAAGAAAATCGTCGGTGTCACGCCCCGATGCTGGCGTCCACCGCAAGGCGACGTTGACGACCGTGTCCGAGCAATTGCCACGGCGCTGGGGATGCACACCATCATGTGGCAGGAGGACACAAATGACTGGCAGCTCGGCgaaggcgcgtcgcgcaagaaAATCGCGCACAACTACCACAAGATTTTCGAAAAAGCAAACCACGAGTCTCCGATTGTGTTGACACACGAGCTGCCCAAAACCATGTCTGAATTCATTCGCATGTATCCCGATATGAAGGCAGCGTACAAACACGTTGTCCCAGTTAGTGCATGCGTGAATGCAACCAACCCGTATCCAGAGCAAATCACCTACCCTACCATGCAGCAATTTGTATCGGGGCAGCGCGCCTCGCAAGGACTTCCTAGTGGCGAACGCATTCGTGTAAATCCAGACGCAAAGCCCACCTTTACTCCGACAAATAATCAGCAAAACAGTTTTTCATAG